Proteins encoded together in one Juglans regia cultivar Chandler chromosome 9, Walnut 2.0, whole genome shotgun sequence window:
- the LOC108997368 gene encoding uncharacterized protein LOC108997368, with protein MEGIIVRDENTKDTVESIIDSSTKWWHVEKIRTLFNPKIVVDVLKVIICPGEQADAWVWAHEKNGKLSVKSSYRLIKGIQGSDAGECLTVNRQHDLWKTLWKMTVPNKVKIFAWRACKEGLPTQQNLQQIKVVAWGSFCFYHQSLEDLSHALFNYPQIRYIWDKYLLAMRRFDSNLQVMDMPLKVKEEGNPEALSLLFLLAWGFWYRGTKWCMTRTTWIQDRWQSRQCRC; from the coding sequence ATGGAAGGCATAATCGTTAGAGAtgaaaacacaaaagacacaGTGGAAAGCATCATTGACAGTAGCACAAAATGGTGGCATGTGGAAAAAATTAGAACTCTATTCAATCCAAAGATAGTTGTGGATGTTCTAAAAGTTATTATATGTCCTGGAGAACAAGCCGATGCATGGGTTTGGGCACATGAGAAGAATGGGAAGTTGAGTGTCAAAAGTTCATACAGGCTCATAAAAGGAATCCAAGGCAGTGATGCAGGGGAATGTTTAACTGTAAACAGACAGCATGATCTTTGGAAAACCCTTTGGAAGATGACAGTACctaataaagttaaaatcttTGCTTGGAGAGCCTGCAAAGAGGGGCTTCCTACCCAACAAAATTTGCAGCAGATAAAGGTGGTTGCTTGGGGGAGTTTTTGTTTCTACCACCAAAGTTTAGAAGACCTCTCTCATGCTCTCTTTAACTACCCACAAATCAGATATATTTGGGATAAGTATCTACTTGCTATGAGAAGGTTTGATAGCAATCTACAAGTGATGGATATGCCACTAAAGGTGAAAGAGGAAGGAAATCCAGAGGCATTGTCTTTACTATTTCTCCTTGCTTGGGGCTTCTGGTATAGAGGAACAAAATGGTGCATGACACGGACTACCTGGATCCAAGACAGGTGGCAGAGTAGGCAATGTCGTTGTTGA